The following coding sequences lie in one Anaerolineae bacterium genomic window:
- a CDS encoding DUF6691 family protein, with protein sequence MELLLGIITGILFGFLLQKAQVIRFERQVGFLLLKDMTIIKFMFSAIIVGVTGIYLFKDLGVISLSIKETNVAAQIIGGLLFGIGWAIAGYCPGTSLGALGEGRIHALWAILGMLVGAGLYAEVYPALKSNVLAWGNFGKITLPDILKINHWVVIIIFIAAILVLFKFFENKNI encoded by the coding sequence ATGGAACTTCTATTAGGTATTATCACAGGCATCCTCTTTGGTTTCCTTTTACAAAAAGCGCAGGTAATACGGTTTGAACGACAAGTCGGTTTTTTGCTGCTTAAAGATATGACTATCATTAAATTTATGTTTTCAGCGATTATAGTCGGCGTAACAGGTATATACCTTTTTAAAGACCTTGGCGTGATCTCATTAAGCATTAAAGAAACCAACGTAGCTGCTCAAATTATAGGTGGATTGCTTTTTGGTATTGGCTGGGCTATTGCCGGATATTGCCCTGGAACATCATTAGGAGCTTTAGGTGAAGGACGCATACATGCGTTGTGGGCTATATTGGGAATGTTGGTTGGAGCTGGTTTGTATGCTGAAGTATACCCGGCACTAAAAAGCAATGTTTTGGCTTGGGGTAATTTCGGCAAAATCACTCTGCCGGATATATTAAAAATAAACCATTGGGTTGTTATTATTATTTTTATTGCCGCAATTTTAGTTTTGTTTAAATTTTTTGAAAATAAAAATATTTAA
- a CDS encoding YeeE/YedE thiosulfate transporter family protein: protein MKNYLTKSIWSPYLAGALVGVLAVLSVVVSTKVLSKPKYLGASTTFVRVTGLIEQQVAKNHVDNNEYFQSEKIKVDWQMMVVLGIFIGALLSSLLGKSYKKEFVPKIWEERFGNSPVVRGAGAFIGGIILLFGARLAGGCPSGHGLSSIMQLAASGFIAMICFVIGGIITAKLLYKGGN from the coding sequence ATGAAAAATTATTTAACCAAAAGCATCTGGAGCCCTTATTTAGCAGGAGCTTTAGTAGGCGTACTGGCCGTTTTGTCCGTTGTTGTCTCTACGAAAGTATTATCAAAACCCAAGTATCTTGGTGCTTCAACTACCTTTGTTCGTGTGACCGGACTTATTGAACAACAGGTTGCAAAAAACCATGTTGATAATAACGAGTACTTCCAGTCTGAAAAAATAAAAGTGGATTGGCAGATGATGGTGGTGTTGGGAATTTTTATAGGGGCATTATTATCATCTCTTCTTGGAAAAAGTTATAAAAAAGAATTTGTTCCCAAGATATGGGAAGAACGATTTGGTAACAGCCCTGTTGTTCGCGGAGCAGGCGCTTTTATCGGAGGAATTATCCTTTTGTTCGGCGCACGTCTTGCCGGTGGATGTCCCAGTGGCCATGGATTAAGCAGCATTATGCAACTCGCCGCAAGTGGGTTTATTGCCATGATATGCTTTGTTATCGGCGGCATAATTACCGCTAAATTATTATATAAAGGAGGGAATTAA
- a CDS encoding ethylbenzene dehydrogenase-related protein, with product MPFINQRYLPIIFMLLLSVSLAAGGISNAEEILVVTTKHAHRAPENLDDPVWQNITPFQVPVQGRENLTQSKGVVFTQGIYTDDSLYLRLRWKDSTRSVVKQSWKFDGRKWHHLTGNEDRIALLFEITRIDKFASRGCAVTCHSPADLSREKWKLETRTSREKGDLWHWKAARSAPYNHADDTWLTVAGNPTGSYRETGRRNDAGMGGDIKNQTKDGSMPGYMQDPAQKPTVPGFLLFEEAVKISDYSTFNPGDIIPFRLPVKPGGSRFDVKAQSRWNKGYWTVMLYRKLNTGHADDVVFNPLKRYSFAMAVFDDSGADHSKATKPMVLKFDR from the coding sequence ATGCCTTTTATAAATCAAAGATATCTGCCCATTATTTTCATGTTGCTCCTTTCCGTATCCCTTGCAGCCGGTGGCATTTCAAATGCAGAAGAGATCCTTGTCGTAACCACAAAACATGCTCATAGGGCACCTGAAAACCTGGATGACCCTGTCTGGCAAAACATAACGCCTTTTCAGGTGCCTGTGCAGGGACGTGAAAATTTGACCCAATCAAAAGGTGTCGTGTTTACCCAGGGCATTTATACGGATGATTCCTTATACCTGAGATTAAGATGGAAGGATTCGACCCGGAGCGTTGTGAAGCAATCCTGGAAATTTGACGGACGCAAATGGCATCATTTGACCGGGAATGAAGATCGGATTGCGCTCCTTTTTGAAATCACCAGAATCGATAAATTTGCATCACGTGGTTGCGCAGTTACCTGTCACAGCCCGGCGGATTTATCGAGGGAAAAGTGGAAACTGGAAACCAGAACCTCCAGGGAAAAGGGGGATTTATGGCACTGGAAGGCCGCACGATCGGCCCCCTATAACCACGCAGACGATACATGGCTGACGGTTGCGGGCAATCCAACAGGATCATACAGGGAGACCGGCAGAAGAAATGATGCCGGAATGGGAGGAGATATCAAAAACCAAACCAAAGATGGATCAATGCCGGGCTATATGCAGGATCCCGCCCAAAAACCGACTGTACCCGGTTTTCTCTTGTTTGAGGAGGCTGTAAAAATTTCAGATTATTCAACCTTTAACCCGGGTGATATAATCCCTTTCAGGTTACCGGTAAAACCCGGCGGGTCAAGGTTTGACGTTAAAGCCCAAAGCAGATGGAACAAAGGATACTGGACCGTCATGCTATACCGAAAACTAAACACCGGGCATGCAGACGATGTGGTCTTCAATCCATTGAAAAGATATAGTTTCGCCATGGCTGTATTTGATGATTCAGGAGCAGATCACTCAAAAGCGACAAAACCCATGGTGTTAAAATTCGACCGCTGA
- a CDS encoding cytochrome b N-terminal domain-containing protein translates to MLIKLLALEAVMDSLRSLKVPDDALNRTRFCGALLVVLIVLLFLSGIVMAFYYSPVPGAAYDSVDFALFSVPFGRIVKGVHYYAWNLLLIVLGIHLLRAFILGAYKAPRQMVWISGVVVMLFVPLFIITGDLLPWDQKGYWSTQVRLSIISSMPFIGDLLVRLLQGGSLTGVVALTRFYILHILLLPGLLIFLVAVHFHFIYHRGITGPLTQSTDQRAKTSFFPNILNRWLVLFLIVSVIIGLIGWYWTAPLGDPADPTDSFYVPRPEWWVLFLNQLVTIFKGNYTIVGSMIIPGGLIGLLLALPVIDRSPERHPFGRWKFMLAAAVITMAIAGLSVMGYVEHFAGPAH, encoded by the coding sequence ATGCTGATTAAACTTCTCGCACTGGAGGCGGTTATGGACAGCCTTCGGTCATTGAAAGTCCCTGATGACGCATTGAACCGGACCCGTTTCTGCGGTGCTTTGCTTGTCGTTTTAATCGTATTGCTGTTTTTATCCGGTATTGTCATGGCCTTCTACTATTCACCGGTTCCCGGTGCAGCCTATGACAGTGTCGACTTTGCTCTGTTCAGTGTTCCTTTTGGACGCATTGTCAAAGGGGTTCACTATTATGCATGGAACCTCTTGCTTATTGTTCTTGGGATTCATCTGCTCCGTGCTTTTATACTCGGTGCCTACAAAGCACCGAGACAAATGGTTTGGATTTCCGGTGTAGTGGTAATGCTTTTTGTTCCTCTTTTTATTATTACCGGAGATTTGCTTCCATGGGATCAGAAGGGTTATTGGTCAACTCAGGTCCGTTTAAGCATCATTTCATCTATGCCGTTTATCGGAGATCTGTTGGTGAGACTATTACAAGGGGGATCACTGACCGGTGTCGTCGCCCTGACACGATTTTACATTCTCCACATCCTGCTGTTGCCGGGGCTGCTTATTTTTCTCGTAGCTGTCCATTTTCATTTCATTTATCATCGTGGAATTACCGGGCCTTTGACCCAGAGCACGGATCAGAGAGCAAAAACCAGCTTTTTCCCGAACATCTTAAACCGGTGGCTGGTTTTGTTTTTGATTGTTTCCGTCATTATCGGGCTTATCGGATGGTATTGGACAGCCCCTCTGGGCGATCCGGCTGATCCTACGGATTCATTCTATGTGCCCAGGCCTGAGTGGTGGGTTCTGTTTTTGAATCAACTGGTCACCATTTTCAAAGGAAATTATACTATAGTTGGATCAATGATTATACCCGGCGGACTGATCGGATTGTTGCTCGCCTTGCCGGTGATAGACCGGTCTCCGGAGCGACATCCGTTCGGCCGATGGAAGTTCATGCTGGCAGCAGCCGTCATAACTATGGCCATTGCAGGCCTTTCCGTCATGGGATATGTGGAGCATTTTGCTGGACCAGCGCATTAA
- a CDS encoding ethylbenzene dehydrogenase-related protein, which yields MCKKLFINFSLCVALIVGSLQFTTGEAMGASRQTLTAVRAKSAPLGSDDAVWGKAKGQIVPFEGKEQFAGKKASVTTKAVYTDDSIYFLFKWKDPTLSVTKDAWEYDGSKWSHRKGNEDRIALLFEINRINNYATKGCAILCHVPQGASNAKDGKFGTSTAAEMGDLWHWKAARSDPEGFADDTWLTQISAEKGGRKNDNGKGGDRKNMTEDKSRPKFMLAPGKTLAKHGILLASHAVEITNYSDFKAGDVLTYQMPETPEGSRGDIKAVSRHADGSWTVMLYRKLDTGNEDDAVFNPRKKYNFTMALFDDSGDENSYDSEVITLSFKK from the coding sequence ATGTGTAAAAAATTATTCATCAATTTCAGTTTATGCGTGGCCCTGATTGTAGGTAGCCTGCAGTTTACCACAGGGGAAGCAATGGGGGCTTCCAGGCAAACCCTAACTGCCGTTCGTGCAAAGTCCGCTCCCTTAGGATCGGACGACGCGGTATGGGGAAAGGCTAAAGGGCAAATTGTTCCTTTTGAAGGCAAGGAACAATTTGCAGGCAAAAAAGCGAGCGTCACTACTAAAGCCGTTTATACCGATGACAGTATCTATTTTCTTTTCAAGTGGAAAGATCCAACATTGAGCGTAACAAAAGACGCCTGGGAGTATGATGGATCAAAATGGAGTCACCGGAAAGGCAATGAGGATCGCATTGCCCTGCTGTTTGAAATCAACCGGATCAACAATTATGCCACTAAAGGGTGTGCGATTCTATGCCATGTTCCCCAGGGTGCATCCAATGCCAAAGACGGCAAATTCGGCACATCAACCGCGGCTGAAATGGGCGATTTGTGGCATTGGAAAGCCGCCCGTTCCGATCCTGAGGGATTTGCCGATGACACATGGTTGACCCAAATAAGCGCGGAAAAAGGCGGTCGTAAAAACGATAATGGAAAAGGCGGGGACCGGAAAAATATGACCGAGGACAAATCCAGGCCCAAATTCATGCTTGCCCCTGGAAAAACACTTGCCAAACACGGTATCCTGCTTGCTTCCCATGCAGTTGAAATCACAAATTATTCCGATTTCAAGGCAGGTGATGTTTTGACCTACCAAATGCCTGAAACGCCGGAGGGTTCACGCGGTGACATCAAGGCGGTCAGCCGGCATGCGGACGGCAGCTGGACAGTCATGCTCTACAGAAAGCTCGACACCGGCAATGAGGATGATGCGGTCTTTAATCCAAGAAAGAAATACAATTTTACCATGGCTCTTTTTGATGATTCCGGTGACGAAAATTCTTATGATTCCGAAGTCATCACACTCAGCTTTAAAAAATAG
- a CDS encoding ubiquinol-cytochrome c reductase iron-sulfur subunit gives MDRIKKSSIHLSSSSRILNPDRRMFLKTAALSGCAALITGIPLTTYVISPALKKSATKWINLGSVEDLEENNFTMLSYEFMVKDGWIVLPQRGFVWARIDHNRKIKIFSSTCSHLACNVIWQKETGVFECPCHSGRFNAQGQPIAGPPTRPLSILEHKVEDDNLLVSMEF, from the coding sequence ATGGACCGTATAAAAAAGTCATCCATCCATCTATCCTCTTCCAGCCGGATTCTCAATCCAGATCGCAGGATGTTTTTAAAGACAGCTGCACTTTCCGGATGTGCGGCACTGATTACTGGAATACCCTTGACGACCTATGTCATTTCACCGGCCCTGAAAAAAAGCGCAACCAAATGGATTAATTTGGGATCTGTCGAGGATTTGGAAGAAAATAACTTCACCATGCTCTCCTACGAATTTATGGTAAAAGACGGTTGGATCGTCCTTCCACAACGGGGTTTTGTGTGGGCACGGATCGATCACAACCGGAAAATAAAAATATTTTCATCAACCTGCAGCCACCTTGCTTGTAATGTGATCTGGCAGAAAGAGACAGGCGTGTTTGAATGCCCCTGTCATTCCGGACGATTTAACGCCCAGGGACAGCCGATTGCTGGCCCTCCGACCCGGCCTTTATCGATTCTGGAGCATAAAGTGGAAGACGACAACCTGCTCGTCTCCATGGAGTTCTAA